The window CAAAGATAGATGGATATCAAGAATTTAAACTTGGTACTGATGCACTTACACTATCAGTAAATCCAGAGAATAAATTGTATGAGCTTCAAGATTCAATATCTACAGAAGATCTTAGAAAGATATTTTCTGGTGAGTACAAGTTTTGGGATGAGGTAAATGCTGAATTAGCACATGAAGAAATCGTACTTGTTACTAGAGATTTAGGCGGTGGAGCGCATAAGGTATTTGCTAAGAAGGTTATGGGAGATACTGAGGTTAGCGAAAATGTAATACAAGCGCCGTCGATGGGAGCTTTGGTTACAAAAATTATAGAAAATAAAAATGCAATAGGTTATGCTTCGTTTGGTGTTGTAAATCAAAATGAAGGAAAGGTTAGTCCGCTTTCTATAGATGGAGTAGCTCCTACAGCTGAAAATATAATCAGTGGAGATTATAAAATTTCTAGACCGTTACTTGTAATCTGTGGTGGAGAATTGACAGATGCTCAAAAAGCTTTTGTAGATTATATGACTAGCGAAGAAGGAATGAAAATAGTTTCAGAGCTTGGATTTGTGGCTGAAAAATAAGAATATAAAGTCTGCCAAAAGTTGATTGGCGGGCTTTTTTTGATTTGGGGGTGAAATGGTGAGCAAGAGAGTTTATGAAATACTAGAAGCTATATTTAAACTCATAGTTAAAATCATGAGTGGGTGTGTAGTACTGCTTTTG of the Tissierellales bacterium genome contains:
- a CDS encoding phosphate ABC transporter substrate-binding protein, which encodes MKKKIMLMLLIASMGTAMLSGCGTKASENQTQKEVSVEASEDAVVEEKDLVEAESLLLKGSSTLAPVITKMTENFKSENGTWDKVDSKFDATEIDIAISGGGSGTGVKSAIDGSSSFGLVSRPVSDEEKAKIDGYQEFKLGTDALTLSVNPENKLYELQDSISTEDLRKIFSGEYKFWDEVNAELAHEEIVLVTRDLGGGAHKVFAKKVMGDTEVSENVIQAPSMGALVTKIIENKNAIGYASFGVVNQNEGKVSPLSIDGVAPTAENIISGDYKISRPLLVICGGELTDAQKAFVDYMTSEEGMKIVSELGFVAEK